The genome window GTTATTTGTCAATGTAACCGTATGAGAAACTTGTGTATCAACCTCTAAAGAATCAATGATTTCTGAAGGAGATACTGCTAAGATTACATTTGGTAATTTACCTTGACCAAAAACATAAAGACTAACTATCGTATCAACATCCGATACAATTGATAAGGTATCTTCAAAGAATACACTATCAGATGGATTAAACATCACATCAGCGTATGCCATCTGCATTGGAGGAATTACTAATCCATCAAATAATGCAGTGAAGTTTTCTGAAGTAGATGTAACTTCTGAAATATGAAGCGTATCTGAACCCTCATTATAGATTTCGAAAGTTTCATAAGCATAATCACCTACTAGTACCGAATCTTCAAAGATCAATGAATCTTCAGATATAGCAATCGAAGGCTCTCCTGTTACTGTCAAGTATAAAGGTACGATTGACTGTGGTTGTTCTGGATCCAATGAAGATACCCAAATCTCACCATAGTAAGATCCACCTAACAGATCTAATGAATTAACAGTAACATCTACATCCATACTACCACCAGCATCTATAGTGCCTTGTGTAATATTTGGCACGATGTACTCTAATGACGCATAGATAGCTACCGCTAGACCTTCTTCAATATAATAAGTATTGAATGCTACTTGAATTCCTTGTGAACCATCATAGTTCTCAGCTCCAACTGAAACATTGTATGCATTTCCTTCTACTTTCTCGTATTGGAACAACATGTTTCCACCTCTTGTCAACATTACTTGGAATGTATATTCTCCATCTCCAGCGAAAGAAGGTACGTCTGTATACTGCACGTATAAAACATCTTCTCCAATCAAATAATGTACACTACCACCTGCTTCAGGATTCAAGTCTTTCCATAATGGTGCTACAATAGAGTTTGGAGTTCTTACATCAGGAATCTGTTGATTCACTGGCAAGTTGGCTCCATTTGGATCAAATGTCAGATAACCATTAGAAGAAACGTAAGCTTTTGTAAAACGATGGCCAAATAGTGAAACTTCAAATGGTAACTCTACTCCTGCGGCATCGTCATCTCCTAAATCTAAAAGAACAGCATTCTCATTTTCTGAAATATCCATCCAGTTATAAATAGGCGCGCTAGGAGATTCTTCATAATTATCCATGAAGAAATATCCACCATCACCAAATCCATAACCATTTACAACTGCATGACCTTGACGTGAATCTACTTCACCTTTCACAGGATCTTTTGCAAATTGGATATAGCTTATATTATTAGGATTGTCTCCGTACTCTAAATCTTCAGGGTAGAAGTTACTAAACTGGAATTTCAATTCACCTTCTCCTGTATTGTTGATCGTTAATGTTTCAGTACTTGAAGAAGCATATTCAACATTATACACCAACTCTTGAGGATCAAACGATATATGACCAGGGAAAGAACCCATCGCTGAAAGTTCAAAACTATACTGCTCTCCTTCAGTGCTGATTAGTATCAATTCACCAGTAACAGCACCTTCTGATTCTGGAATATATTTTATAGCTAACTCAACTGAATCTTGATAAGGAATTGAAAGTTCATAATCAGCTACTAACTCAAATTCTCCTGTTACAATAACTTGCTCGATATCAGTAGAACCATCTCCAATATTTGAAATGACGATATCTTGCTCTACCTCATAACCAATAATATGTGTACCAAAGTCAAGATTTGATGCTTCCAATTCTGGAACACCATAAATATCGACAGCAATTGGGTAACCATATAAAGGATAGATGTTATTTGAACGAATCATTGCATAAGCTAAATAACTTCCTTCATGAAGTTCAGATGCATCTACACTAATCGCAATTTCATCTGTTCCACCTGCCGCAGCTGAACCTGCGTATTTTGACGCAGTTAACCACTCAACCTCTGATCCAATGTTTTGTAAGATTGTCCATTCTATTGCATTCGCTAATAGACTTCCTCCTTGAGAACCTTTACCAAATCCATTGATATCTGTTTCCGTTGAATATAAAGTATAGTTCAAATCAGTTCTTTGTACACCATTTACCTGAGCTGTAACTACTAGAGGTTCTCCTGAAGCCCAAGTCGCTAGAATCTCAGGGTCATTGTATGTACTGATAGATTTACTCATGAATGAGTCATAACTCAAACCTAAAGTATCTACACCTGCAAAAATTGGATGTGTAGTATTTTGAACCATCATATAGTCATCTTGATAACTATAAGTTGCATTCCCTCCCATTAGTCTATAAGAACTCCAATAATTAGAAATCTCATTACTAGCTACTTCAGGATACATTGTCACTACACTACCTCTATAATCAACATAATCAGCCAATACCATCCCTAGGTAATAGTTATCATAGAAATAATAATCACCACGAGCTAATACAATACCATCAAAAACTTGAAGTTCATTCCAGTTTGGCGTAAATACACTGACATCAATTGTAGTTACTGAAGCAAATTTATCTGATGCTAGTAAACTATCCACAATATCAAACTGATCTACAGCAATACTTCCATTTAATGGTGTAGACAAAACTGCAATATTGAAACCAGGAGAGTCTCCCTCTTGAATATACACAGGAGCTTGTTCATCAGCTGAAACAGCTTCTACAGAACCATCAATACCTTTTCTTTCAATTGTATGGATATCTAAACCATTCCAACGAGTTTGCATAGAAGCTACTGATTTCTCAATCTCTGCCATTGATGATGCTTCTACTAAAGACATGGTATAATTCAAGTCTACAGTTCCCTCATTATGAAGAGTAAATGTAGTATCCATAGCTTCCCCATTTCTCATATTCAAATATATATAGTCTGGAGAAACAGTAAGGAGTGCTGCATCTATAACATTTGCATAGAATTCAATCTCGATATCTTCTTGAACATCACCGTCAAAAGTAACAATGAAACTATCTTCAACACTTCCAGCAACAGCCGGAGTATAATTGAAATAAACTTCAAGCTCAGTTTCAGCAGCTAACTCATAAGGGAATGTCAGGTCTAGAACTGTAACATTCTCTGGTAAATCAAGAGAAGCTATAGCTACAGACTCTGTACCAGCATTGCTTAAAGAGAAACTTCCCGATGAAGTTACTCCAGTATACGCTTCAAAGAAATAAACTTGATCAGTGGAAGCACTAACCAAAGGTGCGCTTTCAACTGTTAAAGAAACTGGATATTCTACAACTGTATTATTTGGGTCTGAAGTGTTCATTACCAAAGTTGCAGTATAGGTCGTATCTACATCTAATCCTCTAGCATTATAAGTTAAAACAAGATCTTCAGATTCTACTCCCTCAAGCTCACCTCCGGATGGAGAAACTCTTAACCAACTACCTTTTCCTCCAAGTGCCCATGCAATTGCTTGGTTAGCAAATAATCTATGATCTTCAGAATAAGATACATTGTAGTCATCCAAACTTTCATTACCAATACCTATTATGCGGCCACCGCCATAAGTTGCTACCCCTACAAAAGCATTTCCATTTTGAGTAAAAACTATATTTTCGGCACTTCCTTCTACCTCAAAATAAGCTCCAGCTGAAGATGCATATAATTCTATTAATGAATTTGTAATAGGATGAGGAGCAAAATCATAGATATACTCATCATAATAAGTACCGTAAGCGTTGTATGTAAGTCCAGACCCTTCAAGAAGATAGTTTATATTCGTTGTTGAGCCTGAATCATCACCCATAGTGATCAAACCTCCGCCACTCATAATCCAGTCTTTAATTACTGAAAGAGTTTGGGTATTGAAATCTCCCACATTATCATACAACAATAGAAGGTCTACTTCACTCAGACTACTTTCAGTTAACTCATTCAACTCAACCCAAGTCACTCCTTGAAGAGCTCCATCTTCTGCTAAGATTGAAAAATCAAATAGACTATACCCAGGAGGTAACGCAACTGTTTTCCCTGAAATTTCAGAACTAATAGCCAATTCAATAGCATTTACTGTTCTTGTTTCTACTGAATGTAAAGAGCGATCTTCACTATATATGTCTACCTCTAAATTTAATAGAGCAGGCAAATGTAATAGTTCCTCTTCTTCATCATGCTCAATAGAAACTGAATACCCTAATAAGCTTTCTGCTACAGTATTGGAGAATGTTAATGTATCCTCGTCACCTCTACCAAAGCTAACCGTCCAATCAAATGATGTTTCTGAACTAGAATATACAGGCGTATTTATTGCACTAGCATATACTTCAAAAGTAGTAACAGAATTGTAAGGATCATTAGAGTCTATCTCTAAAACTCCATAGAAATCACCTGCAACTGTTGGTGTAATACTAGCCATCACTTCAAGAGTGTCTCCCACTTCAACAGTTAGCGGGTATGTATATGTAGGTATTGTAGCGTCAGTCGCTGTAATCGAATTGATTTCAAGAGTTGTTGAACCCTCATTTATGATCGACACTGGGAATGTTACAAGAGAGTCTACATAAACATCTCCAAGAATAGCATACTCTTCCTCAAAATTAATTGTTGGATAAACACCTACTGTAAGGCTCATTGGAAGCTCTTGAACAGGATAGTTATAACCATCTACATAGAAATCTAATTGACGCTCATAAGTTTCTCCTCCTTCTAGGTTAACAGTACTATATAAAACATCGAAAGCATCAGTACTATTAGCTGCTACTACACCTGAAATTTGACCAAGGTCAAATACTCGTACATCTGGCTTAATCAAGATTGCTTTACCAGCACTCGCAAATGTCGTATTATATGCGATTTGTAATCCTAGTGTTCCATCTTGATTTTCTACCCCTATCGTAGCATCCTGAGCATTAGTATCTGGATCATCCTTATATTGGATTTTTATATTTCCATTATCCCATAAAATGTACTGAAATTCAAAAGAACTCCCTCCACCAAATGGATATACATCACATTGAATTATAACGTGATCCTCTTGTTCTTGGACATAAGCATAATTTACCCTTAAATCATCCCATAGACCCGCAATAAAATTATTAGGTGTATCAGCATTAGGAATTGATACATTACCAAATGCGGTAATACCTGTAGTACCAAATGTAATTAAACCATTACTTGTTACATACAATGTCGAATAATCCTCATTATAGAATGGGAAATCAAAATTATTCAATGTATATGTACCATAACAATCATCACATCCAGATACTACAACATCTGACGTGGAAATATCAACCCAATCGTATAAAACATTTCCATTAGAATTGTCTTCCCATGAATATTCATCTGCATACCCTGAAGTATTAACCTGACCAGCATTTAATAATGCATTTTCACCTTTTTTCTCTAATCTGTAATACTGATAAGGATTTACCTTTGCAGCTAATTCTTCTTCTGGTTCTACATTTGTAATGTTTAAGCTATACGAGAAATCTGTATCTCCTGAATTTGTCACTACAACCTCTACCTCTCCTTCTTCATTTGCTTCTGCTTGGACAGATAAAGGAGACGGTGCTACACTAATACTTGCTGGATCTCCTGATAGAACTTGTGAAACAACTGAAACCGACATCGGTAAATTTGATGCATTTCCTTCAATTGTAATATTCCCTGTAAAATCACCTGCTGTACTCGGGTTAAATGTTATAGGAATATATACTGACTGCCCCCATCTGATTCCTTCAAATGAAGTTTCAAGGATTTCTATATCAGCATTATCTGAAGTCACATTTGTTATATCGTAATAGTTAGTCCCGTTGTTTTCAACTTCTAAATAGGCTTCTATTGCGTAGCCTACAAAAGTATTTTCTAAATCCAATGCACTTGAAGCAACAATAGCATCACCCAATACATACATCTCAACACCTACATATTCTGTTGCTACTAAAGAGCTTGTAATTTCAGCTTCTACATAAGGATTGAAACCACCAGTATAATTTGTAGCATCAAGTGTCACGGTAACATTCTGTGATTCTCCTGGCGCTATCACTCCGCTCGTAACATCTGCACTTGCCCAATCAACATCTCCTAATGAAAGTGAGAAGTCAGTATCTACATTTCCTGCATTTATGATTTTGATAACTGCTGTAGTAGAACTTCCTTCATCTACTTCTTTATAAATAAAGTCTGGAGAAATTGCTAGTCGAGGAGCTGGTTCAAATCCATTATCATCATCGTCATTTCCTTCACCCAAAGCTCTTGCGGCATTCAATCTTCCACTACCTAGTTCTCCTTGGTAACTTGGGTTAACGTCATCGATAGGATCGGTTGTATTTACCAACATATCCCAAAGTGTTGCTGGCGAGAATGACGGACTTCCATATTCTGATACTACTAAGGCCGCCACCCCAGACACATGAGGACACGCCATTGACGTTCCTTGGAAAAAGGCATATCCGTTATTTGGAACTGTACTCAATACTCCTTCCGAAGAAATACTAGTTTCTCCTCCAGGTGCAGAAATATCAACCCAGTCACCATAATTTGAATACCATGATTTAGTATCATTATGTGTAGTCGCTGAAACCATCATTACTCCATCCAACTCTGATCTATAATCAACCGAAGGACTGTCAGAGTTTCCTGATGAGATAATAACAATACCTCCGTTCATCATATCAGAACCTGCTTCTGCTGTATAATAATTGATAGCATCTACAAGTGACTGATCATAAGACCCTCCTCCCCAACTATTTTGAGAAATTATAGATCCCATATCGGCAGCATAGATAAATGATGGAGCAGGGTTATAAATTGCATTCGATCCATCCGCATTCAAACTCATAGCCATTAAACGAATACCGTCACCAATACCTGTTCCTCCAGCTACTCCACCTACACCTATTCCATTATTATTTTCTGCTGCTACTGTACCTGCAACATGGGTTCCGTGACTATGATAATCATATACATCATTTGTTCCATAATGGAAATCCCAACCGTATACGTCATCAATGTAACCATTGTTATCATCATCAATTCCATTATTTGGAATCTCACCTTCGTTCACCCAGATATTACCAGATAAGTCTTCATGGTTATAATCAATACCTGAATCATGAATTGATACTACAACTCTATCATCTCCAGTTTGTACATTCCATGCTTCAAGTAATTTAATATCTGCACCAACTGTACCACCTGTTTGACCTGTATTGTCATAGTGCCATTGTGCTCCAAAACTTGGATCATTAGGACTTTGAACAACACTAGCATCACCTGTTGAATACTTAAAAACCGGTGTACATGTTGTTACCTCAGTAATTCCTTCAAAAGAATTAAGCACAGTTTCTACAGATACATTTTCACTGAATGAAACATCATACCAGAGATGTAAT of Sediminitomix flava contains these proteins:
- a CDS encoding Ig-like domain-containing protein, whose translation is MKRKANIFFVLFMLLFSFTLQAQYRAEQINNVVRVKFAAQIESQIIASPMKSNSSQVLSVGLRNIDRLAAEYQIREMKRVFPYAGKFEEKHRKYGLHLWYDVSFSENVSVETVLNSFEGITEVTTCTPVFKYSTGDASVVQSPNDPSFGAQWHYDNTGQTGGTVGADIKLLEAWNVQTGDDRVVVSIHDSGIDYNHEDLSGNIWVNEGEIPNNGIDDDNNGYIDDVYGWDFHYGTNDVYDYHSHGTHVAGTVAAENNNGIGVGGVAGGTGIGDGIRLMAMSLNADGSNAIYNPAPSFIYAADMGSIISQNSWGGGSYDQSLVDAINYYTAEAGSDMMNGGIVIISSGNSDSPSVDYRSELDGVMMVSATTHNDTKSWYSNYGDWVDISAPGGETSISSEGVLSTVPNNGYAFFQGTSMACPHVSGVAALVVSEYGSPSFSPATLWDMLVNTTDPIDDVNPSYQGELGSGRLNAARALGEGNDDDDNGFEPAPRLAISPDFIYKEVDEGSSTTAVIKIINAGNVDTDFSLSLGDVDWASADVTSGVIAPGESQNVTVTLDATNYTGGFNPYVEAEITSSLVATEYVGVEMYVLGDAIVASSALDLENTFVGYAIEAYLEVENNGTNYYDITNVTSDNADIEILETSFEGIRWGQSVYIPITFNPSTAGDFTGNITIEGNASNLPMSVSVVSQVLSGDPASISVAPSPLSVQAEANEEGEVEVVVTNSGDTDFSYSLNITNVEPEEELAAKVNPYQYYRLEKKGENALLNAGQVNTSGYADEYSWEDNSNGNVLYDWVDISTSDVVVSGCDDCYGTYTLNNFDFPFYNEDYSTLYVTSNGLITFGTTGITAFGNVSIPNADTPNNFIAGLWDDLRVNYAYVQEQEDHVIIQCDVYPFGGGSSFEFQYILWDNGNIKIQYKDDPDTNAQDATIGVENQDGTLGLQIAYNTTFASAGKAILIKPDVRVFDLGQISGVVAANSTDAFDVLYSTVNLEGGETYERQLDFYVDGYNYPVQELPMSLTVGVYPTINFEEEYAILGDVYVDSLVTFPVSIINEGSTTLEINSITATDATIPTYTYPLTVEVGDTLEVMASITPTVAGDFYGVLEIDSNDPYNSVTTFEVYASAINTPVYSSSETSFDWTVSFGRGDEDTLTFSNTVAESLLGYSVSIEHDEEEELLHLPALLNLEVDIYSEDRSLHSVETRTVNAIELAISSEISGKTVALPPGYSLFDFSILAEDGALQGVTWVELNELTESSLSEVDLLLLYDNVGDFNTQTLSVIKDWIMSGGGLITMGDDSGSTTNINYLLEGSGLTYNAYGTYYDEYIYDFAPHPITNSLIELYASSAGAYFEVEGSAENIVFTQNGNAFVGVATYGGGRIIGIGNESLDDYNVSYSEDHRLFANQAIAWALGGKGSWLRVSPSGGELEGVESEDLVLTYNARGLDVDTTYTATLVMNTSDPNNTVVEYPVSLTVESAPLVSASTDQVYFFEAYTGVTSSGSFSLSNAGTESVAIASLDLPENVTVLDLTFPYELAAETELEVYFNYTPAVAGSVEDSFIVTFDGDVQEDIEIEFYANVIDAALLTVSPDYIYLNMRNGEAMDTTFTLHNEGTVDLNYTMSLVEASSMAEIEKSVASMQTRWNGLDIHTIERKGIDGSVEAVSADEQAPVYIQEGDSPGFNIAVLSTPLNGSIAVDQFDIVDSLLASDKFASVTTIDVSVFTPNWNELQVFDGIVLARGDYYFYDNYYLGMVLADYVDYRGSVVTMYPEVASNEISNYWSSYRLMGGNATYSYQDDYMMVQNTTHPIFAGVDTLGLSYDSFMSKSISTYNDPEILATWASGEPLVVTAQVNGVQRTDLNYTLYSTETDINGFGKGSQGGSLLANAIEWTILQNIGSEVEWLTASKYAGSAAAGGTDEIAISVDASELHEGSYLAYAMIRSNNIYPLYGYPIAVDIYGVPELEASNLDFGTHIIGYEVEQDIVISNIGDGSTDIEQVIVTGEFELVADYELSIPYQDSVELAIKYIPESEGAVTGELILISTEGEQYSFELSAMGSFPGHISFDPQELVYNVEYASSSTETLTINNTGEGELKFQFSNFYPEDLEYGDNPNNISYIQFAKDPVKGEVDSRQGHAVVNGYGFGDGGYFFMDNYEESPSAPIYNWMDISENENAVLLDLGDDDAAGVELPFEVSLFGHRFTKAYVSSNGYLTFDPNGANLPVNQQIPDVRTPNSIVAPLWKDLNPEAGGSVHYLIGEDVLYVQYTDVPSFAGDGEYTFQVMLTRGGNMLFQYEKVEGNAYNVSVGAENYDGSQGIQVAFNTYYIEEGLAVAIYASLEYIVPNITQGTIDAGGSMDVDVTVNSLDLLGGSYYGEIWVSSLDPEQPQSIVPLYLTVTGEPSIAISEDSLIFEDSVLVGDYAYETFEIYNEGSDTLHISEVTSTSENFTALFDGLVIPPMQMAYADVMFNPSDSVFFEDTLSIVSDVDTIVSLYVFGQGKLPNVILAVSPSEIIDSLEVDTQVSHTVTLTNNGTDSLIFDLEYLGVTPVEEQMEINIPAATAPSVSRSIAKTGKVEERRSSVPQKGVPTINMEEDLSTIALTGIYAYDVSSNPFHGTFELGNPEYISLENETSAPSFTSSAITLPGNMSFLELHSGGELYEYSLVEGQEGTLINTWLLGMGDWTGITIDPTSKAIYASTATALYELVDENGLYVAEYIGDYSETYLMISITATGDGELYGYDIVNDMLYGIDKATAQLTDIGYIGFDANFGQGMAWDPTTGIVWMSAFNYDTFLPELRVVDLNTGNTGLVGYLGDSAPGGSMQVSWLAFPSAGQSFVSASIEEGVIAPGDSQDVTLTLDASDMPNGTFESALVINSNDPVSSIFEVPVTLTVSGNEPFVVLSDYELDFGNPFIFDSPEATFSILNDGDAVLLIDSISTSSSVFSVVGYPMALEIGEEVELTVSLNPAEVGSLDETLTIFSNASDVSVSLIASVRTPDVYAVVLPGELESKQPTNEVRSEVITIRNLGESTSLEWDIEIADDSWLSLDTLNGSVDALGEERVRVSFNSEGLPKGSYGTELLLTTNDPNLPSTIIPVEFEVINSLPVVANPLDTVFVDLEEEYHFVDMSEVFTDADSEEVIIVYAEIENSWAATVMEVDSGFYVTPNAVDTTSVRVVALDPEDGLVETTVDLVIEYTGENDAPEFIGTLDDVELNYEGSPFISASLEAMFVDEDELFFEVTSSDEEVAEVEIVAGLLVVTPHHIGSAEILVSVSDPFGGVVEVMFTTTVIFDGENAAPMVATSIDDMDVDLYEGTYYLDISDVFTDEDYDRLTVSVESSDEAIAMVSLDGDELRISPQRIGDSEVTLTATDGKGGIATEVFNVTVIYTGVNSLPMVLEYPENQVISLAGGENLIGIFNVFYDYDGDELEMALEVSDSSKLVAELDFNNNYLAVSPLAGGVSTITLMANDGKSEEWVAVTFDIEVIDESNNLPEFVQLEQLEIIPNQEVVVYDLASVFTDADDDVLTFNVESSDELVIATISNDSLSINATAATDAEVTLVANDGRSRDVVMSFGVHANTAPSFVAIDTIILNEIPTYHVIDLHAHISDADGDDMTMVISEEMEGLSTYLDGGNLMLTIEDEVNGTVQIDVEDTRGGTLSASFVIITNHSPEGVAQELINLVPNVTTTAFKLEDLFTDVDADALVFDVSTTDSVLVANIDGDSLFVSSIAATDAEVIVTANDEKGGVTALELNVHSNTLPTSTNDLPNIATSEVPSVHTFDLSMYFEDIDGDELVYFAETEVSSLTLAFSGDLLMVMVNEIASGTVSITAEDGRGGSVEASFSLDVITSVDDVLEASVLKQNAPNPFTTSTSIEYSISEKTQVSLRLYSAQGQFVKEVVSEEALPGDYQVEVSKDGLQTGLYFYILTVGDKQFAKRMIVE